One genomic window of Arachis stenosperma cultivar V10309 chromosome 10, arast.V10309.gnm1.PFL2, whole genome shotgun sequence includes the following:
- the LOC130954340 gene encoding uncharacterized protein LOC130954340, whose translation MQHDEVIWHVIRHNHCSFMAKITTGNFCRNPYNVTGLCNRSSCPLANSRYATIREENGVFYLYMKTIERAHMPNKLWERVKLPRNYEKSLEVIDKHLMYWPKLLIHKTKQRLTKMTQMRIRMRKLALKTREKIMTTPRKEIKREARREEKAEKAALLEKSIEKELLERLQKGVYQQSDIYNYPIEQYNKVLDMDNLQPAEEEEEEAEIEYVEGYDELEEEDDMEDFVNFRIDDAGGDDNDENAGSSEDEEAEAAAQRRVKRKNKLASMKSEKDSVDLKSKKAKVLVEVERDDADERQREVSVR comes from the exons ATGCAGCATGATGAGGTTATATGGCACGTTATTAGGCACAACCATTGTAGTTTCATGGCCAA AATTACAACGGGGAATTTTTGTAGAAACCCTTACAATGTTACTGGACTTTGCAATCGAAGCTCCTGCCCCTTAGCTAACAGTCGCTATGCTACTATACGAGAGGAAAATG GTGTGTTTTACCTTTACATGAAAACTATAGAAAGAGCTCATATGCCAAACAAGTTGTGGGAAAGAGTTAAGCTGCCAAGGAATTATGAAAAGTCACTTGAAGTCATTGACAAACATCTG ATGTATTGGCCTAAGCTTCTTATACACAAAACAAAGCAACGATTGACCAAAATGACCCAGATGCGGATACGTATGAGGAAACTTGCGTTGAAGACAAG GGAGAAAATAATGACAACTCCAAGGAAGGAGATAAAGAGAGAGGctagaagagaagagaaggcTGAAAAGGCAGCTTTGCTAGAAAAG TCTATTGAGAAAGAGCTACTGGAGCGCCTTCAAAAAGGAGTTTATCAACAAAGTGACATTTACAATTATCCTATTGAACAATACAATAAAGTTCTTGATATGGACAACCTTCAACCtgctgaggaagaggaggag GAAGCAGAGATTGAATATGTGGAAGGTTATGATGAACTTGAAGAGGAAGATGACATGGaggattttgttaattttagaaTTGATGATGCTGGTGGTGATGACAATGATGAAAATG CTGGAAGCTCTGAAGATGAAGAGGCAGAAGCAGCTGCTCAGAGAAGGGTAAAACGGAAGAATAAATTAGCTTCAATGAAATCTGAGAAGGATTCTGTTGATCTTAAATCAAAGAAGGCAAAGGTCCTTGTTGAG GTTGAGCGTGATGATGCCGATGAAAGACAAAGGGAGGTATCCGTACGGTAG